The proteins below come from a single Chelmon rostratus isolate fCheRos1 chromosome 12, fCheRos1.pri, whole genome shotgun sequence genomic window:
- the ift57 gene encoding intraflagellar transport protein 57 homolog gives MADDGNVRRGDEDDRGPGAAHQVFVVMECLLEKLKVLNYEEEVLAKHNMKNLSRHYFVSSTYLASNPGEQFYMFTIIAAWLISTAGRPFTEPQEYDEPNATVSNILAELRAFGVKVDFPPSKLKSGSGEHVCFVLDRLAEEALRRRGFSFRRPNYPTETTEEESVIEDDAELTLSKVEEEMIEEPEEEEEENVMDLEALKLRTTHTEAEPSSKPDEILESTVDAAEWNLEVERVLPQLKVTIRTDNKDWRIHVDQMHQHRDGIKSSLKEAKSYLDKLQEDIGKTLEKVSSREKYINNQLEPLIQEYRSAQAKLSQAKERYQQASGGVTERTRVLAEMSEELEKVKQEMEEKGSSMSDGAPVVKIKQSLTKLKQEIVQMDVRIGVVEHTLLQAKLKEKSNMTRDMHATNIPEPAAGPFA, from the exons ATGGCGGATGACGGTAATGTTAGACGAGGAGATGAAGATGATCGCGGTCCCGGAGCAGCTCATCAGGTGTTTGTAGTGATGGAGTGTTTACTGGAGAAGTTAAAGGTGTTAAATTATGAGGAGGAAGTTCTGgccaaacacaacatgaaaaacCTGTCCAG ACATTACTTCGTCTCCAGTACATATCTGGCGTCCAACCCGGGTGAGCAGTTCTACATGTTCACCATCATCGCAGCGTGGCTCATCAGCACGGCAGGGAGGCCGTTCACTGAGCCTCAGGAGTACGACGAGCCCAACGCCACCGTGTCCAACATCCTGGCAGAGCTCAGGGCTTTC GGGGTTAAAGTGGACTTCCCGCCCTCCAAACTGAAATCAGGTTCAGGCGAACACGTCTGCTTTGTGCTGGACCGACTGGCTGAAGAGGCTCTGAGGAGGAGGGGCTTCTCCTTCAGAAG ACCAAACTACCCAAcagaaaccacagaagaagagtcGGTGATAGAGGACGACGCAGAGCTCACACTCAGCAAAGTAGAGGAGGAGATGATC GAGgagcctgaggaggaggaagaagagaacgTGATGGACCTGGAGGCTCTGAAGCTACGAACTACTCACACT GAAGCCGAGCCGTCCTCCAAACCAGATGAGATTCTGGAGTCGACTGTTGATGCAGCAGAGTGGAACCTGGAGGTGGAGAGAGTCCTGCCACAACTCAAAGTCACCATCAGGACAGACAACAAG GACTGGAGGATCCACGTGGACCAGATGCATCAGCACAGAGACGGGATCAAGTCCTCTCTGAAAGAGGCCAAG AGCTACCTGGACAAACTGCAGGAGGACATCGGCAAGACTCTTGAGAaggtgagcagcagagagaaatacATCAACAACCAGCTGGAGCCTCTGATCCAGGAGTACCGCAGCGCTCAGGCCAAACTCAGCCAG GCAAAGGAGCGCTACCAGCAGGCCAGTGGAGGAGTGACTGAGAGGACCAGAGTCCTGGCAGAG atgagtgaggagctggagaaggtgaagcaggagatggaggagaaaggcaGCAGCATGTCTGATGGAG CTCCGGTGGTGAAGATCAAGCAGAGTTTGACCAAGTTGAAGCAGGAGATCGTTCAGATGGACGTGAGGATCGGCGTCGTCGAGCACACGCTGCTGCAGGCCAAACTCAAAGAGAAGTCCAACATGACACGCGACATGCACGCCACCAACATCCCTGAGCCCGCCGCCGGACCCTTCGCTTAG